A single region of the candidate division KSB1 bacterium genome encodes:
- a CDS encoding PorV/PorQ family protein, translating to MKKTLMCAIALTVLVGGSVAHAASVSQATLLFLKIAPGARPAGMGEAYVAISDDASATWWNPAGLGFQHGREFTMMYVRWLPQFNLSDLYYAYMSGVYEVPEWGTFGGNIIFLNLGETTRTDENARTLGTFSSYEVAVTGTYGAQINRHLSMGVGLKLAYSSLSPTGAGQEAGKGTATAVAADLGVLYKSPQLRGLSLGANLSNMGPKVAYIDRAQADPLPTNLKVGFAYRIIDQEYNRLTIASDVNKELVKRDKFGRSDEFYEALFSAWGDGDLVPSLIWNMGAEYWYSTLVGLRAGYWNDELGKVFPYTFGVSLKYSSYRFDFSYLTAGQNHPLTDTMRYSLSVDL from the coding sequence ATGAAGAAAACCTTGATGTGCGCGATTGCGCTGACCGTCCTCGTGGGCGGGAGCGTCGCGCACGCCGCGAGCGTCAGTCAGGCGACGCTGCTGTTTCTCAAGATCGCGCCCGGTGCGCGTCCGGCAGGAATGGGTGAAGCCTATGTCGCGATTTCCGACGACGCTTCGGCGACGTGGTGGAATCCGGCCGGACTCGGCTTTCAGCACGGCCGCGAGTTCACGATGATGTATGTTCGTTGGCTGCCGCAATTCAACCTGTCGGACCTCTACTACGCTTACATGAGCGGCGTGTACGAAGTCCCTGAATGGGGCACCTTCGGCGGCAACATCATCTTTCTGAATCTCGGGGAGACGACCCGCACCGACGAGAACGCGCGCACGCTCGGGACCTTCTCGTCCTATGAAGTCGCGGTTACGGGAACTTACGGCGCACAGATTAATCGGCACCTTTCGATGGGTGTGGGGTTGAAACTGGCCTACAGCAGCTTGTCTCCGACGGGTGCGGGTCAGGAAGCCGGCAAGGGTACGGCCACCGCCGTCGCGGCAGACCTCGGCGTGCTCTACAAGTCGCCGCAGCTGCGCGGCTTGTCGCTCGGCGCGAACCTGTCGAACATGGGACCCAAAGTAGCGTATATAGATCGCGCACAGGCGGACCCGTTACCGACAAATCTGAAGGTTGGCTTCGCGTACCGGATCATCGATCAGGAGTACAACCGACTGACGATCGCATCTGACGTGAACAAGGAGTTGGTGAAACGGGACAAGTTCGGACGGTCGGATGAATTCTACGAGGCGCTCTTCAGCGCGTGGGGTGACGGCGATCTGGTCCCGTCGTTGATCTGGAATATGGGGGCGGAGTACTGGTATTCGACCCTCGTCGGGCTTCGCGCCGGCTACTGGAACGACGAACTGGGGAAGGTCTTTCCCTACACGTTCGGTGTGTCTCTGAAGTACAGTTCGTATCGCTTCGACTTCAGTTATCTAACGGCGGGGCAAAATCACCCGCTGACCGATACGATGCGTTACTCACTGTCGGTCGATCTCTAA
- a CDS encoding T9SS type A sorting domain-containing protein, translated as MKFRLIHLLIVTSLGQAGMSFAAFPLVAPPEARTLSVDEPWPLSDTIRVCAIRVEFQPDAITGTSGTGLMADASLFPDSLHFDPLPHDSQYFADHLALIADYFRVASHEHLHFGALEVYPPGASNVLRLNHPMWHYNYNTDQDLLNSKLVELFVHAIWKADSAGIPLDQYDAFVIFHAGVGKDFSFGYDATPFDIPSAFISENDLLPYRSRLPAAVTSGLLLPEAENQQEALDYGIELSLNGISVKLFGNWLGLPDLFDTETGRSGIGRWGMMDQGSGNLNALVPALPDAWSRLYMGWDTPEIVIPGSDTAAAITTQRIKRTGSAGDLPEIIKLPVTPTEYYLLENRDADADSIGHVSLFDRDGRELQMDRDGNLAIQTGFRVAVRASHYDYGIPGSGLLIWHIDEEVIEVGLPTNRVNADREHRGVDLVEADGAQDIGREYGFASSGSGTELGIQEDAWWGANADHKAANGGSPVRFTDRSHPSTKLYDGSYTYLELTNFSDVADTMSFRARLTYAVPGYPVEMTASEQPVFGYADFDGDGYRELVAQSGRAVRIFSFGGESLFSLDVPDGMQISSIFAEGQDLDGDGLEELLFTGDRVGYLQQAGSGYELLSGAAHRGYFTEAFPCSTATGVRLLLEAGMADGSEPDDSVWIKVYDSQMNLLYRTDFGVFRTSQIRNIEAAPATRFALSTPAELKCVEVTDTGLVDVWANSSLIDDIWVLNEPAERFLYSHQLGYLRASDGVLVAGPDTTRPPRIDWDGDGICEGGGRFGESDLQGEDLPGMPLDTDTGSIEDLDADGKPDILALRKLSGDSSRLPAGCSRMSAFEHSGRSFDGFPLAAHQILTQSSNGFDLAPDNNLFFVSMYRNASAGTYQISLNKLPILARDNLRFKYTAPANIITVGPLRPQVHARADWVYCWPNPAREVSYIRVTRSDASQTKVKLFDLAGRMVAELSGSSGMAGQYEIPWDVTNVESGVYIGSVEVRGSGSTERKEIKIAVVK; from the coding sequence TTGAAATTCCGGCTGATCCACCTGCTGATCGTCACGTCGCTTGGGCAAGCGGGGATGTCGTTCGCGGCGTTCCCGCTTGTCGCGCCTCCGGAAGCTCGCACGTTGTCCGTAGATGAACCGTGGCCGCTTTCGGATACGATTCGTGTGTGCGCCATTCGCGTCGAGTTTCAGCCGGACGCCATTACCGGAACGTCGGGAACCGGACTCATGGCGGACGCATCGCTGTTCCCGGATTCGCTGCACTTCGATCCGCTGCCGCATGACAGCCAGTATTTCGCCGATCACCTCGCCCTTATTGCCGACTATTTTCGGGTGGCGTCACACGAACACCTTCACTTCGGCGCGCTGGAGGTCTATCCGCCGGGAGCTTCGAATGTCCTGCGGCTTAACCATCCGATGTGGCACTACAACTACAATACGGATCAGGACCTGTTGAACAGCAAGCTGGTCGAGCTGTTTGTGCACGCAATCTGGAAGGCCGACTCCGCGGGAATTCCGCTGGATCAGTACGATGCGTTTGTGATCTTCCACGCTGGCGTCGGCAAAGACTTCAGCTTCGGCTACGACGCGACTCCGTTTGATATTCCATCGGCATTCATTTCGGAGAACGACTTGCTGCCCTATCGCTCGCGGTTACCCGCGGCCGTGACAAGCGGCTTGTTGCTGCCGGAAGCCGAGAATCAACAGGAAGCGTTGGACTACGGCATTGAGCTTTCGTTGAACGGGATTTCCGTCAAGTTGTTCGGGAATTGGCTGGGTCTGCCCGACCTGTTTGACACCGAGACCGGTCGCAGCGGGATCGGTCGCTGGGGGATGATGGATCAGGGTTCGGGCAATCTCAATGCGCTGGTGCCCGCGCTGCCGGACGCCTGGTCTCGCCTGTACATGGGCTGGGACACGCCGGAGATTGTGATCCCCGGCAGCGACACCGCGGCGGCGATCACGACACAGCGGATCAAGCGGACTGGGAGCGCCGGCGATCTACCGGAAATCATCAAGCTGCCCGTTACTCCTACGGAATACTACCTGCTCGAGAATCGGGACGCGGACGCGGATTCGATTGGGCACGTTTCGCTGTTTGATCGCGACGGGCGAGAGCTGCAGATGGACCGCGACGGTAATCTGGCCATCCAGACGGGTTTCAGAGTGGCGGTACGCGCGAGTCATTATGATTACGGCATTCCGGGCAGCGGGCTTTTAATCTGGCATATTGATGAGGAAGTGATTGAGGTCGGGCTGCCCACGAACCGCGTCAACGCGGACCGTGAGCATCGTGGCGTTGATCTTGTGGAGGCCGACGGAGCGCAGGATATCGGCCGGGAATACGGCTTTGCATCGTCAGGCAGCGGCACTGAATTAGGCATTCAAGAGGATGCGTGGTGGGGCGCGAACGCTGATCACAAGGCGGCCAACGGCGGTTCCCCCGTGCGTTTCACGGATCGCTCGCATCCATCGACCAAGCTTTACGACGGCTCATATACCTATCTGGAACTAACGAATTTCAGCGACGTGGCGGACACGATGAGTTTCCGCGCGCGGTTGACGTATGCGGTACCGGGGTATCCGGTCGAGATGACGGCGTCCGAGCAGCCCGTATTCGGATATGCGGATTTTGATGGCGATGGTTACCGGGAATTGGTCGCGCAGAGCGGCCGTGCGGTGCGTATATTCTCCTTCGGGGGCGAATCACTGTTCAGTCTTGACGTGCCGGATGGGATGCAGATTTCTTCGATCTTTGCAGAAGGGCAGGATCTTGACGGCGACGGCCTCGAAGAGTTGTTGTTCACCGGAGACCGCGTGGGGTACCTGCAACAAGCGGGCAGTGGATACGAATTGCTGAGCGGCGCCGCGCACAGGGGTTATTTCACGGAGGCGTTTCCCTGCAGTACGGCAACCGGCGTGAGACTGCTGCTTGAAGCCGGCATGGCCGACGGATCGGAACCCGACGATTCGGTGTGGATCAAGGTGTACGATTCACAGATGAATCTGCTGTATCGAACAGATTTCGGCGTATTCCGGACAAGCCAGATTCGCAACATAGAGGCGGCACCGGCTACCCGGTTTGCGCTGTCAACTCCGGCAGAACTGAAGTGCGTCGAGGTAACGGATACGGGTCTGGTGGACGTCTGGGCGAATTCAAGTCTGATCGACGACATTTGGGTGCTGAACGAGCCGGCTGAACGATTCCTGTACTCACATCAGCTCGGGTACCTGCGCGCCAGTGACGGCGTCTTGGTCGCCGGACCGGACACCACACGACCGCCGAGGATCGATTGGGATGGGGATGGCATCTGCGAGGGGGGGGGACGATTCGGCGAGAGTGACTTGCAAGGTGAGGACCTGCCGGGGATGCCGCTCGACACCGACACCGGCTCCATCGAAGACCTGGATGCCGACGGCAAGCCCGACATCCTTGCGCTCCGCAAGTTGTCCGGAGACTCGTCGCGGTTACCGGCGGGTTGTTCTCGGATGTCCGCGTTTGAGCATAGCGGCCGTTCATTCGACGGCTTTCCGCTGGCGGCCCACCAGATCCTGACTCAGTCCAGTAACGGATTCGATCTCGCCCCGGATAACAACCTCTTCTTCGTCTCGATGTACCGTAATGCGTCGGCCGGGACCTACCAGATTTCGCTGAACAAGTTGCCGATTCTCGCGCGAGACAATCTACGATTTAAGTACACCGCGCCAGCCAATATCATAACCGTCGGTCCGCTGCGCCCGCAGGTGCATGCTCGCGCGGACTGGGTCTATTGTTGGCCGAATCCGGCGCGTGAGGTTTCCTACATCCGCGTGACCCGCTCCGACGCATCACAGACCAAAGTCAAGTTATTCGATCTGGCCGGGCGCATGGTCGCGGAACTATCCGGCTCCTCGGGCATGGCCGGTCAGTACGAGATTCCGTGGGACGTGACCAATGTCGAGAGCGGCGTGTATATCGGTTCGGTCGAAGTGCGTGGCAGCGGCTCGACGGAGCGGAAGGAAATCAAGATCGCGGTGGTGAAGTAG
- a CDS encoding PD40 domain-containing protein: MHSKLRVFCFIPLLLLLVVGAASAQEELYNNPELNWLSFETEHFVVYYTPGLEDVANMAAEVGEEIHGPLCKLYDYEPDTKVSFIFTDTDDIANAGSYFQSNKIRFYATSMNWDFRGTHNWLRNVVTHEYTHMIQLGATRKWSRSLPAGYFQLLGYEPERRPDVLYGYPNRLISWPWPSVTVPAWFAEGTAQYQFTGTGYDFWDSHRDMLLRQAVLSGRLLSFEDMGYFGKTSLESEGVYNQGYALTTYIAAHAGGAEVLSTVSHKLSAALPVTLNDAFKSETGRSGLDWYNAWKDSLERAHQSLQRELEPTLTRADTIPTLGYVNLNPRLSPAGKRIAFISNQNRDYFGQSSLYLYEIDSAKAKLVAPGAHGSISWTPDGSAIIFSRLADDWRSGYKQYDLFAYMIGSKKSIRLTDGLRAECGDVSPDGKHLVVTINESGRREIGLLPFPDIRDGKAKPVTPDDLLVRLPALPHEQFYGPRWSPDGNRIAVAQHLVEGRSLRIYDVAADRHSLTLFKELSGDLEELRDPSWSEDGQHLVCAWDVSGISNIYRFAIDGDAREQLTSVLGGAYYPDLRGGRLCYAEFCENGFRICHLDQPQPVRAPRNTLDADPAGAMAYSSRLPKPAYALTSAHREARPYRPTFERLYWFPRVAFDYGTFKPGTYILINDVLEKLNFIGGFAINQKRDYDLFGSVEYREFYPTIFVDYYNIQRRLTSHFADSSRIIGETPESDPTYDQYRIRYRYQLNEVDGGLKLPIGPGRSVKLMGVYDRYVANNRFDDETSISITYFKGWSGKLGYYTDQRRRGIVSSISPSGGYKGYLELTRANQQFFTDLEIGGNAIGLQEIYAPYNYTMAEGGYEKYFGLPGWSHTGEVRLRGGYIGRPVDPFFFMYAGGLPGMRGYSFYSLGGSRTAVGTLTYRFPLTTRAGINLWPLSLNRVYGTLFADVGDAWTGDFESADLKKDIGAGLRMQLHSFYSYPTAISIDVAYGLDKFAVVEDEARTEYGKELRYYLTVLFDFYSPFTDHVPGDH, from the coding sequence GTGCATTCTAAGCTTCGTGTCTTCTGTTTCATTCCACTGCTGCTGCTGCTCGTCGTCGGTGCGGCGTCTGCTCAGGAGGAGTTGTACAACAACCCTGAGCTTAACTGGCTGAGTTTCGAGACCGAACACTTCGTGGTCTATTACACTCCGGGCCTCGAGGATGTTGCGAACATGGCGGCGGAAGTGGGCGAAGAAATCCACGGCCCGCTCTGCAAGCTGTACGACTACGAGCCGGACACCAAAGTCTCGTTCATCTTCACCGACACGGATGACATCGCCAACGCCGGTTCCTATTTCCAGTCGAACAAGATTCGCTTCTACGCGACGTCGATGAACTGGGATTTTCGCGGTACGCACAACTGGTTGCGCAATGTGGTGACACATGAGTACACGCACATGATTCAGTTGGGCGCGACGCGGAAGTGGAGCCGCAGTCTTCCCGCCGGCTACTTTCAATTGCTGGGCTATGAACCGGAGCGGCGTCCCGACGTGCTCTATGGCTACCCCAACCGCCTGATCAGTTGGCCCTGGCCTTCCGTGACAGTTCCAGCTTGGTTTGCGGAGGGCACGGCACAATATCAATTTACTGGCACGGGCTACGACTTCTGGGATAGCCATCGTGACATGCTCTTGCGGCAGGCGGTGCTTTCGGGAAGGCTGCTGAGCTTCGAGGACATGGGTTACTTCGGCAAAACCAGCCTCGAGAGCGAGGGTGTTTACAATCAGGGCTACGCGCTCACGACGTACATCGCGGCTCACGCGGGGGGGGCTGAAGTTCTGAGCACCGTCAGTCATAAGTTGTCAGCGGCGCTGCCGGTGACGCTGAACGACGCCTTCAAGTCGGAGACCGGTCGCAGCGGTTTGGACTGGTACAACGCCTGGAAAGACAGCCTGGAGCGCGCCCACCAGTCCCTGCAACGCGAGCTCGAGCCGACGCTGACCCGGGCGGACACGATTCCGACGCTCGGATACGTGAATCTGAATCCGCGACTATCTCCCGCGGGCAAACGGATCGCCTTCATTTCGAATCAGAATCGCGACTACTTCGGACAATCGAGCCTCTACTTGTACGAGATTGACTCGGCCAAAGCGAAGCTGGTCGCTCCCGGCGCGCATGGCTCAATTTCGTGGACACCGGACGGATCAGCAATCATCTTTTCCCGACTTGCGGATGATTGGCGGAGCGGCTATAAACAGTACGATCTCTTCGCCTACATGATCGGGTCAAAGAAGTCCATCCGCTTGACCGACGGTTTGCGCGCGGAGTGCGGAGACGTCAGCCCGGACGGCAAGCACCTCGTAGTGACCATCAATGAGAGCGGGCGGAGGGAGATCGGCCTGCTGCCGTTCCCCGATATCCGTGACGGCAAAGCCAAGCCCGTAACCCCTGACGATCTACTGGTCAGGCTGCCTGCCCTTCCGCACGAGCAGTTCTATGGCCCGCGCTGGAGCCCTGACGGCAACCGCATCGCCGTCGCTCAGCACTTGGTTGAGGGCCGGAGCCTGCGCATTTACGACGTGGCCGCGGACCGTCACTCGTTGACTTTGTTCAAGGAACTTAGCGGCGATCTTGAGGAGTTGCGTGATCCGTCATGGAGCGAAGACGGACAGCACCTCGTCTGCGCCTGGGATGTCAGCGGCATCTCCAACATCTATCGGTTCGCCATTGACGGTGACGCGCGTGAACAGCTAACCAGCGTGTTGGGCGGAGCGTACTATCCCGATCTCCGCGGCGGTCGGCTGTGTTACGCCGAGTTTTGCGAAAATGGATTCCGCATCTGCCACCTCGATCAACCCCAACCTGTGCGCGCGCCCCGGAACACGTTGGACGCCGACCCGGCCGGGGCCATGGCCTATTCATCGCGCTTGCCGAAACCTGCGTATGCGTTGACTTCCGCTCACCGCGAGGCCAGGCCGTACCGGCCGACGTTCGAGAGACTCTACTGGTTCCCCCGCGTCGCTTTCGATTACGGGACATTCAAACCCGGAACTTATATTCTGATCAACGATGTGCTCGAGAAGCTCAACTTCATCGGCGGCTTCGCCATCAATCAGAAGCGTGACTATGATCTCTTCGGCTCCGTCGAGTACCGCGAGTTCTACCCGACGATCTTCGTGGATTATTACAATATTCAGCGTCGTCTGACCTCGCATTTCGCGGACTCGTCGCGAATCATCGGCGAGACTCCGGAATCCGATCCGACGTACGACCAGTACCGCATCCGTTATCGCTATCAACTGAACGAGGTGGATGGCGGACTCAAACTGCCGATCGGTCCAGGGCGGTCAGTAAAGCTCATGGGAGTTTATGATCGATATGTCGCCAATAATCGCTTTGACGACGAGACCAGCATCTCGATCACATATTTCAAAGGTTGGTCAGGCAAGCTTGGCTATTACACTGACCAGCGGCGCCGCGGAATTGTGTCATCGATCAGCCCCAGCGGCGGCTACAAAGGCTATCTCGAATTGACGCGCGCCAATCAGCAATTTTTTACCGATTTGGAAATCGGCGGAAATGCGATTGGACTTCAAGAAATCTACGCCCCCTACAACTACACGATGGCCGAAGGCGGCTATGAGAAGTACTTCGGACTGCCGGGCTGGTCCCACACCGGCGAGGTCCGCCTGCGCGGAGGCTACATCGGCCGCCCCGTGGATCCGTTCTTCTTCATGTATGCCGGCGGCCTGCCCGGGATGCGCGGCTATTCGTTCTACAGTTTGGGCGGCTCGCGAACCGCGGTGGGTACGCTGACCTATCGTTTTCCCCTGACCACGCGCGCGGGGATCAATCTCTGGCCGCTGTCTCTCAATCGCGTGTATGGGACGCTGTTCGCGGATGTCGGTGATGCGTGGACGGGCGACTTTGAGTCCGCGGATCTGAAAAAGGACATCGGCGCTGGGTTGCGAATGCAGTTGCACTCCTTCTACTCCTATCCGACCGCGATTTCCATCGACGTTGCATACGGTCTGGACAAGTTCGCGGTCGTAGAGGATGAGGCTCGTACGGAGTACGGCAAAGAGCTTCGCTACTATCTGACGGTGCTTTTCGATTTCTACAGTCCGTTTACGGATCACGTTCCCGGCGATCACTGA
- a CDS encoding SDR family oxidoreductase, with product MRILVTGASGFVGSHLAAALQSDHELTGTVFRADRSPARHQVRLDLTAAEEATTLLNSVRPTVVVHCAALSRVIVCEDDQPAASRMNTSSTETIARWCGTHGAKLIYFSSDQVFDGRRGCYECTDLPDPLNHYGRTKLAAEAVVLDASYRNTVIRSNSVVGSSIGFGESFTDSVHRALVRGETVRCFVDQFRSPIHIRRVIALVALCIADDIHGIIHAGGADRLNRAATARLVAVAAGLGPELLHECSYLEHPRHAIMPVDTSYNPTQIRGLLGPIDSPELGELLARDYAPAKADP from the coding sequence ATGCGGATTCTGGTCACCGGCGCGTCGGGTTTCGTTGGTTCGCATCTGGCCGCCGCACTCCAGTCCGATCACGAGCTCACCGGAACGGTCTTCCGCGCCGATCGCTCACCGGCGCGGCATCAGGTCCGGCTCGATCTGACCGCGGCGGAAGAGGCAACGACGTTACTGAATTCGGTGCGACCCACGGTCGTCGTGCACTGTGCCGCGCTTTCACGAGTCATCGTATGCGAAGATGATCAGCCGGCGGCCTCGCGAATGAACACCAGCTCGACGGAGACGATTGCGCGGTGGTGCGGGACCCACGGTGCCAAGCTGATCTACTTCTCGAGCGATCAGGTCTTTGACGGCCGGCGCGGATGCTACGAGTGCACGGACCTGCCTGATCCGCTGAATCATTATGGTCGCACGAAACTCGCCGCCGAGGCGGTCGTGCTGGACGCCTCGTATCGCAACACCGTGATTCGCAGCAATTCGGTGGTCGGTAGTTCCATAGGGTTCGGCGAGAGTTTTACGGATTCGGTTCATCGAGCGCTGGTCCGCGGCGAAACGGTGCGTTGCTTCGTCGATCAATTCCGTTCCCCGATTCACATCCGGCGCGTCATCGCCTTGGTTGCGTTGTGCATTGCCGACGATATCCACGGGATCATCCACGCCGGAGGCGCCGACCGTCTCAATCGAGCGGCGACGGCACGCCTCGTGGCCGTCGCGGCCGGACTCGGGCCGGAGTTGCTGCACGAGTGCTCCTATCTCGAACACCCCCGCCATGCGATCATGCCGGTGGACACGAGCTACAATCCCACGCAGATCCGGGGCTTGCTCGGCCCAATCGACTCGCCTGAGCTTGGCGAACTCTTGGCCCGGGACTACGCCCCCGCAAAGGCGGACCCATGA
- a CDS encoding DUF296 domain-containing protein, with the protein MKLHRVADSILVRFDPDDRYPESFVETAKQHDFSCGTVTAIGAVREVELAYYDLDRREYVSIAVPGVVELVSLSGNLTLLNGEPYFHVHAVVGDRAGKLHGGHLLKFVVALSVECRLDLMDIAIGRVRDERTGLNVLQIGESPDA; encoded by the coding sequence ATGAAACTGCATCGAGTCGCGGACTCGATACTCGTGCGGTTTGATCCGGACGATCGCTATCCGGAATCGTTTGTCGAGACTGCCAAACAGCATGACTTCAGCTGCGGAACGGTCACGGCGATTGGCGCAGTGCGGGAAGTCGAACTCGCCTACTATGATCTGGACCGCCGCGAGTACGTCTCCATCGCGGTGCCCGGGGTTGTCGAACTCGTGAGCCTTTCCGGCAATCTGACGCTGTTGAACGGAGAGCCGTACTTTCATGTTCACGCGGTGGTCGGAGATCGCGCGGGCAAGCTGCACGGCGGTCACCTGCTCAAGTTCGTGGTTGCGCTGTCGGTTGAATGCCGGCTGGACTTGATGGACATTGCCATCGGTCGAGTCCGCGACGAACGAACCGGTCTGAACGTGCTGCAAATCGGGGAGTCGCCGGACGCGTAA
- a CDS encoding deoxynucleoside kinase, which yields MEFSERKYFIAVAGNIGVGKTTLSHALAAQFGWKCYLEPVIDNPYLDDFYQDMSRWAFHLQVYFLSKRFESQRAIEAQGLSCVQDRTIYEDVEVFARTLHNRGHLVGRDWENYRDLFGTMVAFLRKPDLIIYLRSDVDTLLRRIASRGRTSEQSISRAYLAELNDAYEGWIHRAASMVRVATIETGSGNELNAVEVLARSVELLRTKLQLEMPLSS from the coding sequence ATGGAATTCAGCGAGCGCAAGTACTTCATCGCCGTCGCCGGCAACATCGGAGTGGGGAAGACCACGCTCAGTCATGCCCTGGCCGCGCAATTCGGCTGGAAGTGCTACCTTGAGCCGGTGATTGACAATCCGTACCTCGACGACTTCTATCAGGACATGTCCCGCTGGGCCTTTCACCTTCAGGTGTATTTTCTGAGCAAGCGGTTTGAGAGCCAGCGGGCGATTGAAGCTCAAGGCCTTTCCTGTGTTCAGGATCGCACGATTTACGAGGATGTTGAGGTGTTTGCCCGCACACTTCACAATCGCGGACATCTGGTCGGGCGCGACTGGGAGAACTATCGCGACCTGTTCGGGACCATGGTCGCGTTTCTGCGCAAGCCCGATTTGATTATCTACCTGCGCTCCGACGTGGATACACTGCTGCGGCGCATTGCGTCGCGGGGGCGCACCTCTGAGCAGTCCATCAGTCGGGCCTACCTTGCCGAACTGAATGACGCCTACGAGGGCTGGATCCACCGCGCCGCCTCCATGGTTCGCGTCGCCACGATCGAGACCGGAAGTGGCAACGAGCTGAATGCCGTAGAGGTGCTCGCGCGGAGTGTAGAACTGTTGAGAACGAAGCTTCAACTTGAGATGCCACTTTCCTCATGA
- a CDS encoding Maf family protein — MADPLCDVRLTLVSASPRRRELLTLLGYPFDVSPTSTPETWSGSDATGIAESNARAKLERSSDYGDRSRLLVGADTLIEFGGQLLGKPLNESSARRMLMLLSGRQHRVITGVCIAGPSADDSSGIRQASDSAESLVRFLPLSTPAIEAYLSGREWVGKAGGYGIQGEARKFAAVDRGELNTVIGLPLQLVDGLLRTHFHHCRLR, encoded by the coding sequence TTGGCTGATCCGTTGTGCGATGTCAGACTGACGCTGGTCTCGGCATCACCCCGCCGCCGGGAGCTACTGACCCTCCTCGGTTATCCGTTTGATGTTAGCCCGACAAGCACCCCGGAAACCTGGAGCGGCAGCGACGCCACCGGGATTGCTGAATCGAATGCGCGGGCCAAACTTGAGCGATCTTCGGATTACGGAGATCGCTCGCGTCTGTTGGTCGGTGCGGATACCTTGATCGAGTTCGGCGGACAGCTACTCGGCAAACCGCTCAACGAGAGTTCCGCACGCCGCATGTTGATGCTCCTCTCGGGGCGTCAACACCGGGTGATTACCGGTGTCTGCATCGCCGGTCCGTCCGCCGACGATTCGTCCGGGATCAGGCAGGCGAGCGACTCTGCCGAATCGCTGGTCAGGTTCCTGCCTCTCAGCACCCCGGCAATCGAAGCCTATCTCTCCGGCCGCGAATGGGTCGGGAAGGCGGGCGGCTACGGAATTCAAGGCGAAGCCCGGAAATTCGCCGCGGTGGACCGCGGTGAGCTGAACACAGTAATCGGACTGCCCCTGCAATTAGTTGATGGACTACTTCGAACCCACTTCCACCATTGTCGCCTTCGCTGA
- a CDS encoding helix-turn-helix domain-containing protein, with the protein MDYFEPTSTIVAFADDLRQARLFKQVSLDEVAVRTKVRPDFLAALESGSWEEIPAAYVRGYVSLYAQAVGMNRDKVLAQFDRLFTAAPAKQSGAELGAELPLIERPQHVELPRAKIRAAWFAALTRNRGLSYLLSALLIVGGATGLYWSKGQSSAVPDLLDFQVAVEQNRARLHAPHLLISVDSSALQVLHDARQLKTVTFVAVTGGRIGVNSPGISSRDIRCAPYDTITFQYLKSLALTADPIGCGTMYDDRHEVVRGRTIDGHTMVFEFGNAEIGDLDSAGDTLGKGVSS; encoded by the coding sequence ATGGACTACTTCGAACCCACTTCCACCATTGTCGCCTTCGCTGACGATCTGCGGCAGGCGCGATTATTCAAGCAAGTCTCGCTGGACGAAGTAGCGGTCCGTACCAAGGTTCGGCCGGATTTTCTCGCCGCACTCGAGTCCGGGAGCTGGGAAGAAATTCCCGCTGCCTACGTTCGCGGGTATGTTTCGCTCTATGCTCAGGCGGTGGGCATGAACCGTGACAAGGTCCTCGCTCAGTTTGACCGGCTGTTCACGGCCGCTCCGGCAAAACAGTCGGGGGCGGAATTGGGCGCGGAGCTGCCCCTCATCGAACGTCCTCAGCATGTCGAGTTACCGCGAGCCAAGATCCGGGCGGCCTGGTTCGCGGCGCTGACCCGAAACCGCGGACTTTCGTATTTGTTATCCGCGCTGCTTATCGTCGGCGGCGCGACGGGACTGTATTGGTCAAAAGGGCAGAGCTCCGCCGTGCCCGACCTGTTGGACTTCCAGGTTGCCGTCGAGCAGAATCGAGCGCGCCTGCATGCCCCTCACCTGTTGATTTCAGTTGACTCCTCGGCACTGCAAGTTTTGCACGATGCAAGGCAGTTAAAGACTGTGACTTTCGTTGCAGTGACAGGCGGCCGGATTGGTGTGAATTCTCCGGGAATCTCGTCTCGAGATATTCGCTGTGCTCCCTACGATACTATTACATTTCAATACCTTAAATCGCTGGCGCTCACGGCCGATCCGATCGGTTGCGGCACAATGTACGATGATCGGCACGAGGTCGTCAGGGGCCGTACGATTGATGGACACACCATGGTCTTCGAATTCGGCAACGCTGAAATTGGGGATCTGGATTCCGCAGGGGACACGCTCGGAAAGGGCGTAAGTAGTTGA